The Thermoplasma sp. Kam2015 genome includes a window with the following:
- a CDS encoding methylenetetrahydrofolate reductase, whose translation MLSSSIKSIDFVKSVEIVPSRESGTEDLLKAADMLDGRVNALTCPENPRGSPGIDPIMALYIISSERNIIPIPHITPRDKNRVYILSQIETAAKVGIRNFFTIGGDPINPKYESREVREIDVMEIMKLVKSRENTTVGAALNPYREVEQEIVGAKLKSGADFFISQAIYSPEYLEKDWIRRRNFKLLAGFLPLTKKSQVKFSQNLGIMIPEEIRERLLNSDDIVSTSVRIITEVFDEVKEYVDGIHIMPLGHNEVAAQILETI comes from the coding sequence ATGCTCTCCAGCAGTATTAAATCCATAGACTTCGTCAAATCGGTGGAGATAGTCCCATCGAGAGAATCCGGTACGGAGGATCTCTTGAAGGCCGCAGATATGCTGGATGGCAGAGTTAATGCACTGACATGTCCTGAAAATCCACGTGGAAGCCCTGGAATAGATCCAATAATGGCATTATACATAATTTCCAGTGAGCGAAATATAATCCCAATTCCGCATATAACTCCCAGAGACAAAAACAGGGTTTACATACTTTCGCAGATAGAAACTGCAGCAAAGGTGGGTATCAGAAATTTTTTCACTATAGGCGGCGACCCCATAAATCCGAAATATGAGTCTAGAGAGGTCAGAGAGATAGATGTCATGGAGATCATGAAATTGGTGAAGAGCAGGGAGAATACCACAGTTGGGGCCGCCCTCAACCCGTACAGAGAAGTGGAGCAGGAGATAGTTGGTGCAAAGCTGAAATCTGGCGCTGATTTCTTCATATCGCAGGCCATATATTCTCCGGAATACCTCGAGAAGGACTGGATAAGAAGGCGAAACTTCAAGCTCCTTGCTGGATTTCTCCCATTGACCAAGAAGAGTCAGGTCAAGTTTTCCCAAAATCTTGGTATAATGATACCGGAGGAGATAAGAGAACGTCTTCTGAACAGTGATGATATCGTATCCACCAGCGTCAGGATAATAACCGAGGTATTTGACGAAGTAAAAGAATATGTAGATGGTATCCATATTATGCCGCTCGGGCATAACGAGGTTGCCGCACAGATACTTGAGACTATCTGA